The following are from one region of the Sorghum bicolor cultivar BTx623 chromosome 2, Sorghum_bicolor_NCBIv3, whole genome shotgun sequence genome:
- the LOC8079903 gene encoding alpha-amylase inhibitor 4-like → MAIPIPPVPSCRIYAVSRTCGLGGPYGPVADPSPVLKERCCQELAAVPSRCRCDALYYMMDTEFGRLQDFRGCTREMQRDLARRLTRAEECNLPTVDGGMCHSLASSRPGIYRITFHKLTMKAPSSHV, encoded by the coding sequence ATGGCCATCCCGATCCCGCCCGTGCCAAGCTGCCGTATCTACGCGGTCAGCCGGACCTGCGGACTCGGCGGGCCCTACGGTCCCGTCGCTGATCCCTCGCCGGTGCTCAAGGAGAGGTGCTGCCAGGAGCTCGCCGCAGTGCCGTCGCGGTGCCGGTGCGACGCTCTGTACTACATGATGGACACCGAGTTCGGCCGCCTGCAGGATTTCAGGGGCTGCACCAGGGAGATGCAGAGGGACTTGGCTCGCCGCCTGACGAGGGCGGAGGAGTGCAACCTGCCGACGGTCGACGGCGGCATGTGCCACTCGCTCGCTAGCTCTAGGCCCGGCATATATAGAATTACTTTCCACAAACTGACCATGAAAGCGCCGTCGTCTCATGTGTAG
- the LOC8086384 gene encoding alpha-amylase inhibitor 5-like, whose amino-acid sequence MASTTRSSYIILLSAAAVLLSVVGGAMAARTNWCEPGLVIPLNPLPSCRTYLVRRTCGLGRGPFVPLPVLKGRCCTELEKIVPYCRCGALRIMMDGMPGGGEDTPPCSWGGQLELAPTLVSEAECNLMTIHGRPFCYALGAEGTTTD is encoded by the coding sequence ATGGCGTCCACCACCAGGTCCAGCTACATCATCCTCctctcggcggcggcggttctGCTGTCCGTcgtcggcggcgccatggctgcCAGGACTAACTGGTGCGAGCCAGGACTGGTCATCCCGCTGAACCCTCTCCCGAGCTGCCGCACGTACCTGGTTCGCCGGACCTGCGGCCTCGGCCGCGGCCCCTTCGTCCCCCTGCCGGTGCTCAAGGGGAGGTGCTGCACGGAGCTGGAGAAGATCGTGCCCTACTGCCGGTGCGGTGCGCTGAGGATCATGATGGACGGCATGCCGGGCGGCGGCGAGGACACGCCGCCATGCTCTTGGGGCGGGCAGCTTGAGCTCGCACCGACCCTCGTGTCGGAGGCGGAGTGCAACCTGATGACCATCCATGGCCGGCCCTTCTGCTACGCGCTCGGAGCTGAAGGAACGACGACCGATTAG
- the LOC8086385 gene encoding BTB/POZ and MATH domain-containing protein 1, with product MEYFKNHMTMKIGSCAEANKLGNGSYVKSDSSKAGGHSWRIAFFPNGRLAGTTASMSLFLLLDDDDDNDNAKGARTATAAAADGDVVHVKFRFMMHEVYDDRSPVFMSGTVATAAFSRRSNAHGFERFVSRDDFEKTALFKRDRFAIQCRLTVFPAGSKRAAVQMSRSVRPDPSVVQAPPPSPASPKPSVVRAPPPTPTVPPPAPAASPKPPVVTAAPPSPESASPPAPSAAMSSAPPPPSVRPEQVVAGVSGSPASFPARQRPRAPPLSGLPADLGRLLATKEGADVELEVQGKVFAAHKSVLAARSPVFMEELFGPAKEEDTSYVRIMPDMSPEAFEALLHYVYTDTLPPEMAMAMASLEEGVVLAEGLLAAADRYELKDLKLLTEQKMCNHVGVSTVLPLLALAEHYQCCKLKKMCLGFISSCGNTRLVVMATNDLEILARSSPSVIKDVITEILDAREERRRRLINFCIFAFSFILPFLLFAIFS from the coding sequence ATGGAGTACTTCAAGAATCACATGACGATGAAAATCGGCTCCTGCGCGGAGGCCAACAAGCTGGGCAACGGCAGCTACGTCAAGTCCGACAGTTCCAAAGCTGGCGGTCACTCCTGGCGCATCGCCTTCTTCCCCAACGGCAGGCTCGCCGGCACCACCGCATCCATGTCCCTCTTCCTCctgctcgacgacgacgacgacaacgacAACGCCAAAGGCGCCAGaactgccaccgccgccgcagccgacggggacgtcgtccacgtgaagTTCAGGTTCATGATGCACGAGGTGTACGACGACAGGTCGCCGGTTTTCATGTCTGGCACGGTCGCCACGGCCGCCTTCAGCAGGCGGAGCAACGCGCACGGCTTCGAGCGCTTCGTCTCGCGCGACGACTTCGAGAAGACGGCGCTTTTCAAGAGAGATCGCTTCGCGATCCAGTGCCGCCTCACCGTCTTTCCCGCCGGCAGTAAACGGGCCGCCGTCCAGATGTCGCGCTCCGTCCGGCCGGATCCATCAGTCGTgcaggcgccgccgccgtcacctGCCTCGCCGAAACCATCTGTAGTGCGAGCGCCACCGCCGACGCCGAcggtgccgccgccggcgccggctgcCTCACCGAAACCACCGGTGGTGACAGCAGCACCGCCGTCGCCGGAATCTGCCTCGCCGCCGGCACCATCTGCCGCAATGTCGagtgcgccgccgccaccgtctGTCCGACCAGAACAAGTCGTCGCAGGGGTGAGTGGATCGCCAGCATCTTTCCCGGCGAGACAGAGGCCCAGGGCGCCGCCGCTCTCTGGGCTGCCGGCCGACCTTGGCCGCCTCCTAGCGACAAAGGAAGGGGCAGACGTGGAACTGGAGGTGCAGGGCAAGGTGTTCGCTGCGCACAAGTCCGTGCTCGCCGCCCGATCGCCGGTTTTCATGGAGGAACTCTTCGGACCAGCGAAGGAGGAGGACACCAGCTACGTGCGCATCATGCCCGACATGAGTCCAGAGGCGTTCGAGGCTCTGCTGCACTACGTGTACACCGACACGTTGCCGCCGGagatggccatggccatggcctcGCTGGAAGAAGGCGTGGTGCTAGCTGAGGGTTTGCTTGCCGCCGCGGATCGATATGAGCTGAAAGATCTGAAGCTGCTGACTGAGCAGAAGATGTGCAATCATGTCGGCGTGAGCACGGTCTTGCCATTGTTGGCGCTAGCGGAGCACTACCAGTGCTGCAAGCTTAAGAAGATGTGTCTAGGGTTCATCAGTTCTTGTGGGAACACAAGGTTGGTGGTCATGGCGACCAATGACCTCGAGATTCTAGCGAGGAGCAGCCCGTCTGTCATCAAGGATGTAATCACCGAGATTTTGGATGCAAGGGAGGAAAGGAGGAGGCGTCTCATCAATTTCTGTATTTTTGCTTTCAGTTTCATCTTGCCATTCTTATTGTTTGCCATTTTTTCTTGA
- the LOC8079904 gene encoding BTB/POZ and MATH domain-containing protein 3, with protein sequence MYGAGDVERCERRHRHGGGGGGGGGGLGVHTVAATAVATGHHMLKVQGYSRLKATHGENGSYIESSAFEVGGHTWRIVCYLNGNTKEDAAGFVSLYLKNLCNDSVVVLAEYELALVRHQGTPPATAYGHQQGTLIKKSEGLRTFGGDNCGWGHRKFISVKELERSRFLKDDCFAVRCTVTVVEERTTVEEKVVVPAHDMARLGLGMLCECDDDLCKRDHACRPAETNFLEKFANFCYSICRGPV encoded by the exons ATGTACGGCGCCGGCGACGTGGAAAG ATGCGAGCGGCGCCACCGCCAcggaggaggcggaggaggaggcggtggaggTCTCGGTGTCCACACTGTCGCCGCCACGGCGGTCGCCACCGGTCACCACATGCTGAAAGTCCAGGGCTACTCGAGGCTCAAGGCGACGCACGGCGAGAACGGCAGCTACATCGAGTCCTCTGCGTTCGAGGTCGGAGGTCACACCTGGAGGATCGTATGCTACCTCAACGGCAACACCAAGGAGGACGCCGCCGGCTTCGTCTCGCTGTACCTGAAGAACCTCTGCAATGACTccgtcgtcgtcctcgccgAGTACGAGTTGGCTCTGGTGCGTCACCAAGGCacgccgccggcgacggcgtACGGTCACCAACAAGGCACGCTGATCAAGAAGTCGGAGGGCCTGCGCACCTTTGGCGGCGACAACTGCGGCTGGGGTCACCGGAAGTTCATCAGCGTGAAGGAGCTGGAGCGGTCCAGGTTCCTCAAGGACGACTGCTTCGCCGTCCGGTGCACGGTCACCGTCGTCGAGGAGCGGACCACCGTGGAGGAGAAGGTCGTCGTGCCGGCGCACGACATGGCGAGGCTGGGCCTGGGGATGCTCTGCGAGTGCGACGACGACCTGTGCAAGCGCGATCATGCCTGCAGGCCTGCCGAGACTAATTTCTTGGAGAAATTTGCCAACTTCTGCTATTCCATCTGCCGTGGCCCCGTTTGA